Proteins from one Impatiens glandulifera chromosome 2, dImpGla2.1, whole genome shotgun sequence genomic window:
- the LOC124924082 gene encoding patellin-3-like — protein sequence MAEETENKAAPEAPATTTSTVEVPAVVSDVTVEEKKLTIEKESPPVPEPEPESAQKPVLSPPEQVVEEPEKEKEKEKEEEKIGESASFKEETNVAGELPDPQKKALDEFKLLVQEALNKHEFTAPPPPPVEDKPVEKEEEKPVEEEKPVETAAAAAEKTETPAPPPPAEAVVPVSEPVVVAETLEKVTVVEDDGVKTVEAIEETVVSVTTSTPAETEAAEEPKKEETTDEKETLVATPPPPPEEVSIWGIPLLADERSDVILLKFLRARDFKVKEAFTMLKNTVKWRKEFGIESLLEEDLGAGLEKSVYLHGFDKEGHPVYYNVYGEFQNKELYQNTFSDEEKRQKFLRWQIQFLEKSISKLDFSPDGICTFVFVNDLKNSPGLLKRELRIATNQALQLLQDNYPEFVAKQLVINVPWWYLVWYRMSSPFFTQRMKSKFVFAGASKTAETLFKYIAPEQVPVQYGGLSKEGEVFTTSHAVIEEIIKPATKHSIEIPVSEFGTFVWETRVVGWEVNYGAEFVPDEEGGYTIIVQKSRKVGPTEETFINGSYKVTEPGKIVLKFDNQSSKKKKHLLYRHKITTSSD from the exons AACTCACGATCGAGAAAGAATCACCCCCTGTTCCCGAACCCGAGCCTGAATCTGCTCAAAAGCCAGTCTTGTCTCCCCCGGAGCAAGTGGTGGAGGAGCCggagaaggagaaggaaaaggaaaaggaggaGGAGAAAATCGGCGAGTCTGCTTCTTTCAAGGAAGAAACTAACGTTGCCGGTGAACTACCCGATCCCCAGAAGAAAGCCCTTGATGAGTTCAAACTTCTAGTTCAAGAAGCCCTTAATAAGCACGAGTTCACCGCTCCACCCCCACCCCCTGTTGAAGACAAACCCGttgagaaggaggaggagaaaccCGTTGAGGAGGAGAAACCGGTGGagacggcggcggcggcggcggagaaAACAGAGACCCCTGCACCACCACCGCCGGCGGAGGCGGTTGTACCGGTGTCTGAGCCGGTAGTTGTGGCGGAAACCCTGGAGAAAGTTACAGTCGTAGAAGATGATGGCGTCAAAACTGTGGAAGCAATAGAAGAAACTGTTGTGTCAGTCACTACTTCAACTCCAGCAGAAACAGAGGCGGCGGAGGAACCTAAAAAGGAAGAAACAACGGATGAAAAAGAAACCCTTGTCGCCACTCCTCCACCACCGCCGGAAGAAGTATCAATCTGGGGAATCCCACTTCTCGCCGACGAGAGAAGCGACGTAATCCTTTTGAAATTCCTCAGGGCACGAGATTTCAAAGTGAAAGAAGCCTTCACCATGCTTAAGAACACTGTCAAGTGGAGAAAAGAGTTCGGAATTGAGTCTCTCCTTGAAGAAGACCTTGGAGCAGGATTAGAGAAATCCGTTTATCTTCACGGATTCGATAAAGAAGGCCACCCTGTTTACTACAACGTCTATGGAGAGTTCCAGAACAAAGAACTCTACCAAAACACCTTCTCCGACGAGGAAAAACGTCAGAAATTCCTCCGTTGGCAGATCCAGTTTCTTGAAAAGAGTATCTCCAAGCTCGATTTCTCTCCCGACGGAATCTGCACCTTCGTCTTCGTCAATGATCTCAAAAACTCCCCTGGTCTCCTCAAGAGAGAACTCCGAATAGCCACAAATCAAGCCCTCCAGTTGCTTCAAGATAACTACCCAGAATTTGTCGCCAAACAG CTTGTGATCAATGTTCCATGGTGGTACCTAGTCTGGTACAGGATGAGCAGCCCTTTCTTCACCCAGAGGATGAAGAGCAAGTTTGTATTTGCAGGGGCTTCTAAGACTGCTGAAACTCTCTTCAA ATACATAGCACCAGAGCAAGTGCCTGTGCAATATGGAGGACTTAGTAAGGAAGGAGAAGTATTCACTACCTCTCATGCTGTCATTGAAGAAATCATCAAACCTGCAACCAAACATTCCATTGAAATTCCTGTTTCTGAG TTTGGCACTTTTGTATGGGAGACCAGAGTGGTTGGATGGGAAGTTAACTATGGAGCTGAATTTGTTCCTGATGAAGAAGGAGGATACACTATAATCGTGCAAAAGTCGAGAAAGGTTGGACCAACAGAAGAAACTTTCATCAATGGAAGTTATAAGGTTACTGAACCGGGCAAGATAGTACTCAAATTTGACAACCAGAgctcgaagaagaagaaacaccTCCTTTACAGGCACAAGATTACGACAAGCTCCGACTGA
- the LOC124926860 gene encoding patellin-3-like → MADVNHDHASSNPDPVQPAEQGPVGAIVTETETPVKSSTTLEEVIESEKPSLTHPHKITGSTVSFKEESNVVSDLSDSERKSLSEFKQLVQEAIDKHEFSDPSEEVTIWGIPLLKDERSDVILLKFLRARDFKVKDAYVMLKNTLRWRKTFGIDNLIDENLGDDIDKVVFMHGFDKEGHPVCYNVYGEFQNKELYQRTFADAEKRMKFLKWRIQFLERSIRKFDFQSGGVCTIFQISDLKNSPGPAKRELRLATSEALELLQDNYPEFVAKQVFINVPWWYLAFYTMISPFLTQRTKSKFVFAGPSKTAETLFKYISPEQVPIQYGGLGVDLCECNPEFTTDDPATIIDIKPGTKQTVEIQVNEKCILIWELRVVGWEVNYSAEYVPNAGYTVLIQKPKKMSATDEPVLSQSFKITELGKILIAVDNPTTKKKQLIYRFDVRPFCE, encoded by the exons ATGGCAGATGTTAATCATGATCATGCTTCCAGCAACCCTGATCCAGTTCAACCCGCTGAGCAAGGGCCGGTCGGAGCAATAGTCACCGAGACGGAAACACCCGTTAAATCTTCCACCACTCTCGAAGAGGTGATTGAATCAGAAAAGCCTAGTTTGACTCATCCCCATAAGATAACTGGATCTACCGTCTCTTTCAAGGAAGAGAGCAACGTAGTATCAGATCTATCTGATTCCGAAAGAAAATCTCTTTCAGAATTCAAACAGCTGGTTCAAGAAGCTATAGATAAGCACGAATTCTCTGACCCGTCTGAAGAAGTTACAATATGGGGGATTCCTCTTTTGAAAGACGAAAGAAGCGACGTGATTCTGCTGAAGTTTCTCCGGGCAAGGGATTTCAAAGTGAAGGATGCGTACGTTATGCTGAAAAACACATTAAGATGGAGGAAGACATTTGGAATCGATAATTTGATCGATGAAAACCTTGGAGATGACATTGATAAGGTTGTGTTCATGCACGGATTCGATAAGGAGGGACATCCTGTTTGTTACAATGTTTATGGTGAGTTTCAGAATAAGGAATTGTATCAAAGGACCTTTGCTGATGCTGAGAAGAGGATGAAGTTCTTGAAATGGAGGATTCAGTTCCTGGAAAGAAGCATTAGGAAATTCGATTTTCAATCTGGAGGGGTTTGTACCATTTTTCAGATCAGTGATTTGAAGAACTCACCTGGGCCAGCGAAAAGGGAGCTGCGGTTGGCCACCAGTGAAGCTTTGGAATTGCTTCAGGATAACTATCCTGAGTTTGTTGCCAAACAG GTGTTCATCAATGTTCCATGGTGGTATCTGGCTTTCTATACAATGATCAGTCCTTTCCTAACCCAGAGGACCAAAAGCAAGTTTGTCTTTGCAGGACCTTCAAAAACTGCAGAAACCCTTTTCAA atacaTATCACCAGAGCAAGTACCAATACAATATGGCGGTTTAGGTGTTGATTTATGTGAATGCAATCCCGAATTTACAACAGATGATCCAGCCACCATTATCGACATTAAACCTGGCACAAAGCAAACAGTGGAGATCCAAGTCAATGAGAAATGCATTCTGATTTGGGAGTTAAGAGTTGTGGGGTGGGAAGTGAACTACAGTGCAGAATATGTGCCCAATGCTGGATATACAGTGCTCATTCAGAAACCGAAAAAGATGTCAGCCACCGACGAACCTGTTCTATCGCAAAGCTTCAAAATAACTGAACTTGGAAAAATACTTATTGCTGTCGACAACCCAACGACTAAAAAGAAACAGCTTATTTACAGGTTCGATGTTCGTCCTTTTTGTGAGTGA